Within Sorangiineae bacterium MSr11367, the genomic segment TCCAGCTCCGACGAGGATCCAACGCTGGTCGACGAGGCGTCGCCCTCCGAGAGGGAGGACGATACGCTACAACCTGGTGGGCTTCGAGAAAAGGTCACGACCGTCATCGGAGTGCCTGCGCTCGAAGAGCCGCCCGCGCGAAGAGATGCGCTGGGTGAGTCGTGGAGCGCATCGCGCGATGCTCCGAGGACTCGAGATGCGATATGGCGTCCCAGGCTGTTCTTTTGGGTGAAACCGCTTTTCGCCGCTTGGTACGCGCTTCACCGATTGCAGCAGGGTAAACCGCCTTTGGTCCTGGCCCTGTTCCTAGGGACCGGTGCCCTCGTCGCGCTCATCACCATCGGGGCCGCCGCCAAAGGGCTCTTCGTGCGACCGCCCGCGCCCGCGCAAAAGGCTCTCCCAGCGGCACCGGCGCAGCCCGTCGCCGCCCCACCTTCCTGCAACGTGATAGGCCCTACGCAATCCGTGGCTCCAGAGGTTCAACTCGCGGGCGGCCTCGAAGCGGTGGCCGTGCGCGGTGGAATCGCCATCGGGTTCGCGAAAAACGCGAACGAAGCCGTCGTGTCGACGCTCGACCCCAACGGGCTCTCCATCGGAGTGCCGCACGTCTCCACCTCGAAAGAGGAGGTTCACCGCGTCACCCCGAACCTGGACGGTCTCGAGATCGTCTCGAGCGACGGCAAACGAGATCCCATCGCGTCGCGACGTCCATCGAGCGGCCTTGCGCCCATCGATATCGGAATGGCCGATGGTCATCTCGTTTGGGCCGCACGCGGCTCCAATGAGTTTGGCGCTCTATGGGCACTGGAAGGAGACGCGGCGATCGACGCGCTCCGAGCCGTCCCCTTGAATGGGGACGAGAAAGCTTACATCCTCGCGTTCCGACGTGGCGCGAGCATCTGGACCGGCGTCATCGCACGTACCGACGACCACGCGAACTACGTTCCCGTAACCGCACTCTCGGAGGCGAAGGGCGGCGGCGCCCAAGTCGGTGCGCCGTCGTTGGCCGTGAGTGGGGAAACGGCACGGACCGTCTGGGCGGATCGTGCGGGCGGTGAGGGACCGTGGCGTTTGCGCTCTCGAAGGTGGGTCCGTGGCAGCGAGTCCCCTTCCCCCGTCGAATCGCTCGAGATCCCCAACGACGACGCAGGAGCGTCCTACATATCGCCGTCGATCGTTTCGCTCGACGGCGGACGTTTTCTCGTCGTTTGGAGCGAAGGCCCTGCCTTGCAGCATCGAGTCCGCGCCATGACCATCAACGCGGAGGGACACGCATTGGGCTCCCCTCTTTCGATTTCGAGCGAAGGCGCGAATGCCGGCCAAGGCCAAGCCGCCGTCCTCCCCGACGGCCGCGGGATTGTCGCCTATCTAGCCGGGCGCGACGGTCATTTCGAATTGATGGCAACGCCCATCGACTGTCCCAGTCGCTGAATGAACCATCACGACGGCACCTCCGCCTCGAGCGCTTCCCGGACGGATGGCCGCTCCCCCACGCATGCAACGTAGTCAGCCAATCGAGCAGGCAATTCCTGCCCCGTCACTCGGACGAACGTGCGCAACGCCCAGAACGCATAAGCGTCGGCAATCGTGAAGTCTTCTCCTCCGAAGTAGGGCCCGCGCCCGAGCCTCTCTTCGAGGAGCGCGACCCGATGCGCGAGCCGCCGAGCTGCCCAATCTTTTGCTTCGCGACCAGGAGTCGGCATCAGCGTAAATGGGAGAAACGCCTTGTGCAGTTCCGTCGCGATGAAGCTCACCAGCTCGTCCAAGCGCAGACGATCCATGGTTCCTCGGGGCGGAGCGAGCCGTGTCTCGGGCCGCAAATCCGCCAGGTAGTGCACGATGACCGAGACTTCGGTGAAAAGCGCGCCGTCGTCCATCACCAAGGCGGGCACGTAACTCTTGGGGGTAATCTCTTCGAAGTTGCGACCGTCCGCGAGCGTCTTGCGGCGCAGATCGACCCGGGCGAGCTCGAACGGGCGTCCAAG encodes:
- a CDS encoding glutathione S-transferase N-terminal domain-containing protein; its protein translation is MMKLFYAPHVCSLVPHIVLRELGRPFELARVDLRRKTLADGRNFEEITPKSYVPALVMDDGALFTEVSVIVHYLADLRPETRLAPPRGTMDRLRLDELVSFIATELHKAFLPFTLMPTPGREAKDWAARRLAHRVALLEERLGRGPYFGGEDFTIADAYAFWALRTFVRVTGQELPARLADYVACVGERPSVREALEAEVPS